In Mustela lutreola isolate mMusLut2 chromosome 1, mMusLut2.pri, whole genome shotgun sequence, one genomic interval encodes:
- the TLR1 gene encoding toll-like receptor 1 — protein MNIWSYKMMRTNSSIFHFAIIFMLIFETRTQLSDESEFLVNRSKTGLFHVPKDLSLKTTILDISQNYISELHTSDILSLSKLRILVVSHNRIQYLDISVFKFNQELEYLDLSHNALGKISCHPTLNLKHLDLSFNPFDHLPICKEFVNMSQLEFLGLSATWLQKSSVLLIAPLHINKVLLVLGDTYGEEEDPESLHNLNTESLHIVFPRRKEFSFTLDVSVSTAVSLELSNIKCVLDDNGCSYFQDILSKLQKNSRLSNLTLNNIETTWNFFIMILQLVWPTSIEYFSITNVKLQGRPDLRYFDYSNTSLKALSIHHVVSDAFSLPQSYIYEILSNMNIQNFTVSDTHMVHMVCPSQISPFLYLDFSNNLLTDMVFKNCGNLVKLKTLNLQMNQLKELVSIVNMTKRMKSLQQLDISQNSLSYDENEGNCTWTGSLLNLNMSSNILTESVFRCLPPKIRKLDLHNNRIRSIPKPIMKLEALQELNVASNSLAHLPDCGTFSSLSVLIIDSNSISNPSADFFQSCQKIRSIRAGNNPFQCTCELREFVQSLGRVSHEVIEGWPDSYKCDYPENYKGTLLKDFHVSQLSCNTTLLLITIGVTMLVLTATVTTLCIYFDLPWYLRMVCQWTQTRRRARNIPLEEVQRTLQFHAFISYSGHDSAWVKSELLPNLEKEGIRICLHERSFVPGKSIVENIINCIEKSYKSIFVLSPNFVQSEWCHYELYFAHHNLFHEGFDNLILILLEPIPQYSIPSNYHKLKNLMAQRTYLQWPKEKSKHGLFWANLRASINIKLMEQAKK, from the coding sequence ATGAATATCTGGTCTTACAAAATGATGAGAACTAATTCTAGCATCTTTCATTTTGCCATAATCTTCATGTTAATATTTGAGACCAGAACCCAACTGTCTGATGAAAGTGAATTTCTAGTTAACAGATCAAAAACTGGTCTCTTTCATGTTCCCAAAGACCTATCCTTGAAAACAACAATCTTAGATATATCACAAAATTATATATCTGAGCTTCACACTTCTGACATCCTATCACTATCAAAGCTGAGGATTTTGGTAGTTTCTCATAATAGAATTCAATATCTTGATATCAGTGTTTTCAAATTCAACCAGGAACTGGAATACTTGGATTTGTCCCACAATGCGTTGGGGAAGATCTCTTGCCATCCTACCTTGAACCTCAAGCACTTAGACCTTTCGTTTAATCCATTTGATCATTTGCCCATATGCAAAGAATTTGTCAACATGTCTCAACTAGAATTTCTGGGATTAAGTGCCACATGGTTACAAAAATCTAGTGTGCTACTAATTGCTCCTTTGCATATAAATAAGGTTTTACTGGTCTTAGGAGACACTTATGGGGAAGAAGAAGACCCTGAGAGCCTTCACAACCTTAACACAGAAAGTCTACACATTGTTTTCCCCAGAAGAAAGGAATTCAGTTTTACTTTGGATGTATCAGTCAGCACAGCAGTAAGTCTGGAACTATCTAATATCAAATGTGTGCTAGATGATAATGGATGTTCTTATTTCCAGGATATTCTGTCAAAACTTCAAAAGAATTCAAGGTTATCAAATCTTACTTTAAACAACATTGAAACAACTTGGAATTTTTTCATTATGATCCTCCAGTTGGTTTGGCCTACAAGCATAGAGTATTTCTCAATTACAAATGTAAAACTACAGGGTAGACCTGACTTGAGATATTTTGATTATTCTAACACTTCACTGAAGGCCTTATCTATACACCATGTTGTCAGTGATGCGTTCTCTTTGCCACAAAGTTATATCTATGAAATCCTTTCAAATATGAACATCCAAAATTTCACAGTGTCTGATACACACATGGTCCATATGGTTTGCCCATCCCAAATTAGCCCATTTCTGTATTTGGATTTTTCTAATAATCTCTTAACagacatggtttttaaaaattgtggaaaCTTGGTTAAACTGAAGACGCTTAATTTACAAATGAATCAATTAAAAGAACTTGTAAGTATAGTTAATATGACCAAGAGGATGAAGTCTCTACAACAATTGGACATTAGCCAAAATTCTCTAAGTTatgatgaaaatgaaggaaattgcACTTGGACTGgaagtttattaaatttaaatatgtctTCAAATATACTGACTGAATCTGTTTTCAGATGTTTACCTCCCAAGATCAGGAAACTTGATCTTCACAATAACAGAATAAGGAGCATTCCTAAGCCAATCATGAAACTAGAAGCTTTGCAAGAACTCAATGTTGCTTCCAATTCTTTAGCCCACCTTCCAGACTGTGGTACTTTTAGCAGCCTTTCTGTACTGATCATTGACTCTAATTCAATTTCCAACCCATCAGCTGATTTCTTCCAGAGCTGCCAGAAGATTAGGTCCATAAGAGCAGGGAACAATCCATTCCAATGTACATGTGAGCTCAGAGAATTTGTCCAAAGTCTAGGCCGAGTATCCCATGAAGTAATAGAAGGTTGGCCTGATTCTTACAAGTGTGACTATCCAGAAAACTACAAGGGAACCCTGCTGAAGGACTTTCACGTGTCTCAGTTATCCTGCAACACAACTCTGCTGCTTATTACCATTGGGGTCACTATGCTGGTGTTGACTGCTACTGTGACCACCCTCTGTATCTACTTTGATCTGCCCTGGTATCTCCGGATGGTGTGTCAGTGGACCCAGACCCGGCGTAGGGCAAGGAACATACCTTTAGAAGAAGTCCAAAGAACCCTCCAGTTCCATGCCTTTATTTCATATAGTGGGCATGATTCGGCCTGGGTGAAGAGTGAATTACTACCAAACCTAGAAAAGGAAGGTATAAGGATTTGTCTCCATGAGAGGAGCTTTGTTCCTGGCAAGAGCATCGTGGAAAATATCATAAACTGCATTGAGAAAAGTTACAAGTCCATCTTTGTTTTGTCGCCTAACTTTGTCCAGAGTGAGTGGTGCCATTATGAACTCTACTTTGCCCACCATAATCTCTTTCATGAAGGTTTTGATAACTTAATCTTGATTTTGCTAGAACCTATTCCACAGTATTCCATCCCTAGCAACTATCACAAGCTCAAAAATCTCATGGCACAAAGGACTTACTTGCAATGgcccaaggagaagagcaaaCATGGACTTTTTTGGGCTAACCTAAGAGCATCTATTAATATTAAATTGATGGAGCAAGCAAAAAAATAG